AGACAGGAATTAATACATCTATCTTTAACACCATTTATGAGTTCAAAAAATCCTCTTGAAAAACAAATAGAAAAAACTGTGCAAACACTAGATAAAATAAAAAATTCAACTACCAGTACTAAAAACTTTGCTTTTGGTATTGAATTTTTAATTGTGGATAAATTTATAAAAGAAACATCAAAAAGAAAAAGATTAAGAAATATATTAAGTGATAACATGAGATTAATGGAAGAATATGGTCAAGAAAGATATGAAGAAGGATTAGAAAAAGGTTATAATGAAGGCGCTAAAAATGAAAAACGTAAAATAGCAAAAACATTACTAACAAAACACATGCCTCTAGAAGAAATAGCTACTTTAACAAAACTAAGTATAAATGAATTAAATCAACTAAAAAAATAAAATTATTAATTAATTGTGATTAAAAATGACTGAAATATATTGCTCAAAATGTGGACAAAAAAATGCATTTACTGAAAACTACTGTGTTAAATGTGGAAAAATACTTAGAAAACCTAATGATTATAAAATAGGTGCTAAAATAACCTCATTTGAAGACATGTTTACACAAAAACGCAAAGAGCAATTAGAAGAAATACCATTAACCGATGACATATATGAACTTATTTTAACTAACATATATGAAATAGGTAAAAAATCTATTAAAAAAGATGGAACAACTGCACTAGAAAAAGTAACTGATGTTGTTGAAGCATATGCAAAATGGTCCTACAAATCCAAAGGTGGTGAACTTGGATTTTACACAGCAAATAATATAAAACTTGATGACAGATTAAATGAATCCTCACAAATAGCTACATTAATTCATGAACTATCACACCACTTACTTGCTGAAATCTTTGAACAAATACTTATGTATTACTGGAAAGTTAAAAAAACATATGAATTGGAAGTATTCGTCCAATATGTCCTTGGATCTGGAACTATACGTTTAATGAATGAATACTGTGCACATACAGTTGAAGGAAGATTCATACCACATGGTTACCAAAATTACGGATCATTTAATTCAATACTCGAAGATAAAAAAGATGAATTTGACCATGATATAGTTTTTGTATCTTTAGTTTTAGGAAACACAATAGCTGAAGATTTAATTCATTTACTAGAACATTTTATTGATGAAAAATTAAGACAAGAAATAAAACAACAATATAATAAAGATCAATTACCACCTAGCTACTCTCAAATAGGAATGGAAACTACAGACATGTTAGATAGTAAAAGTAGAAATACATTAATAATGGATACATGTATAGCTACATTTGATAAAGCAATGGAAAGTCCGGACTTTAAAAACATGTTAAATGAATTTTTAGAAACTTTTAAAGCATATAATCAGTGAATATTATTTAAATCTTCACCATTAAATGCTAAAATTAATTTTTTAAACATACTATTCTTTGAAACAGCAAAAGAAGGTATTTTAACATCATTTAATGCTTCATTAAATATTTCTTGAAGTTCATCTAATTCTAATTTTAAACTAGCTATTAATTCATTTCTACTTTTATTAAAATCAGGATTAAAACTAGTATTAAAATAATCATTATATCCATCGGAAATCCAATTATTAATTTCTAAAATAAAATATTGTAAATGCAGTTTAAGTAATTTTAAATCACTAATATTTCCAACAGATGCATTAATAAGATGACCTATAACAGTTTTATATTGATGCCATTGTTTATTTTCAATATATTCATTAATAAGGCTAATAATATCCATATAAAACATCATAAATTGAATCTGTTATTTTAGCTTTCTTAAATAATGATTCATATTTTTTAAGAAGGAAAAATTTTTCTAAATTATGTTCATTATAATAAACAAGATAATTATTTTCTTTTAAAAAATCATTAGCTTCCTGTGTTAATATATAAGTATTATTTTTAAATTCCTTACTAATTTCATCATCTGATAAATTTTCAGATATTCTTTTAATTAATTCTTCTTTCTTACCAGAAACTTTTAAATTATATTTTTTTAAAACATTTTTAATATCTGAAACTTTATAATTAACAATACTATAAGCAGGATTGCCAGGCATTATAAAATTATCTTTAATAGCTTGTTCTTTTAATTTAAAACCATCAACATCATTAAATATTTGAAGACTAATTTCTCCAGGATGTTTTTCTAAATATTTTAAAAAACAAACATAAGCATATTTAAAATCAAGAGAATACTTTTCATATAATTTAGCACAATATATTTCATCTAAATTTAAATCATCTTCCTCTTTTGATTGTTTAATAGTAATTGTCTGATTATTTTTAGATCCACATTTATAACAAAAATCATCAGTTACAAAAAGTTGACTTTGACAATTAGGACAATTAGTTCTATTATTGGCCTGATTTAAAAGAAAAACAACTTCTTTTTTAGCCAATAACTCCTTAGATAATAATACTGGCTTTTTCATCTTTGAAGCTACTTGTTTTAAAAGATAATTTAATCTAATTGGAATGGCCTCTAAACAACACTCTCCAGTACTTATTTCAGTTTTAATTTGACTAATAACAATATTAGCTTCCTTAACTGTTAAATTTAATGATTTTAATTTATCCATAAATTCCTGGGAAAAATAATCTCCACCAGTAAGTTCACGTAATTTATTTTCTTCAGGAGTATAATTAGAAGTCATTGAAATCAATTTTGTCATTAATATTAATTAAATATTTAGAAAAGATAACCATTATAAATAAGAAATATGAAAACAGCTATTAAAATTATAAAGTTTAAATAAGTACTTGTATCTTTAACTTTCTTTTTTAATAAGATAGCACAATATAAGATTATTGTTAAAATGTAAATTATCCCAATAATTAACTTAAACATAATCTCTCCTAAAATAATTTTAGTATTTGAAAATATTTAAGTGTATTTATATTAAATTACTTTCTATTATATGCAATAGCTAACAACCAATATTGGAGGTACAAAAAACATAAATAATAACTGTAATTACAGTAATTGAAATACTATTAATAAAAATTTTTTCTGACTTAAATCCAAGAAGAAAACCTGCTATAAATAAACAAA
This region of uncultured Methanobrevibacter sp. genomic DNA includes:
- a CDS encoding zinc ribbon domain-containing protein, encoding MTEIYCSKCGQKNAFTENYCVKCGKILRKPNDYKIGAKITSFEDMFTQKRKEQLEEIPLTDDIYELILTNIYEIGKKSIKKDGTTALEKVTDVVEAYAKWSYKSKGGELGFYTANNIKLDDRLNESSQIATLIHELSHHLLAEIFEQILMYYWKVKKTYELEVFVQYVLGSGTIRLMNEYCAHTVEGRFIPHGYQNYGSFNSILEDKKDEFDHDIVFVSLVLGNTIAEDLIHLLEHFIDEKLRQEIKQQYNKDQLPPSYSQIGMETTDMLDSKSRNTLIMDTCIATFDKAMESPDFKNMLNEFLETFKAYNQ
- a CDS encoding SAP domain-containing protein gives rise to the protein MTKLISMTSNYTPEENKLRELTGGDYFSQEFMDKLKSLNLTVKEANIVISQIKTEISTGECCLEAIPIRLNYLLKQVASKMKKPVLLSKELLAKKEVVFLLNQANNRTNCPNCQSQLFVTDDFCYKCGSKNNQTITIKQSKEEDDLNLDEIYCAKLYEKYSLDFKYAYVCFLKYLEKHPGEISLQIFNDVDGFKLKEQAIKDNFIMPGNPAYSIVNYKVSDIKNVLKKYNLKVSGKKEELIKRISENLSDDEISKEFKNNTYILTQEANDFLKENNYLVYYNEHNLEKFFLLKKYESLFKKAKITDSIYDVLYGYY